The following nucleotide sequence is from Sphingomonas panacisoli.
GGTGCTGTTGCATATCCATTTGTTCGGGCGCGATTTGTTCGACATCAAATGGTATTCGATCGCGTACATCGCCGGGATCGTCGTCGGCTGGATGTACCTGATGCGCCTGCTCAAGGCGCCGGGCGCGCCGATGGCGAGCCGCCATGCCGAGGATCTGGTGTTCTACGCGACGCTCGGAATCATCCTGGGCGGGCGAATCGGTTACGTGCTGTTCTACGATCCGTCGCTGTTCCTATCGGTCAAATTCTTTATGCTGTGGGAAGGCGGCATGTCGTTCCACGGCGGCGTCATCGGCACGACGCTGGGGATCATCCTGTTCGCGCGGCGGCATAAGCTCGATTGGCTGCGCATCCACGATTACGTCGCGTGTTGCGCGCCGTTCGGATTGCTGTTCGGCCGGCTCGCCAATTTCGTGAACGGCGAATTGTGGGGCAAGCCCGCCGATCCCAACCTGCCCTGGGCGGTCATCTTCCACGGCACGCCAAAGGATGTCGCGCGGCATCCGAGCCAGCTCTACGAAGCGGGCCTCGAAGGCGTCGTCCTGTTCGCGATCCTGTGGTTCGCCTTCTGGAAGACCAAGGCGCGCTACCAGCCGGGCAAGCTCGTCGGGCTGTTCATCCTGTTCTACGGCCTGTTCCGCTACATCGTGGAATTCTTCCGCGAGCCCGACAGCCAATATGCCGACAGTCCGATCCTCGGCGTTGCGGGGCTGCATATGGGGCAGTTGCTGTGCATCCCGATGGTGCTGGGCGGGCTCTATTTGATCTGGACCGCCAAGACCCGCCGCGACCGCGTGACGCCGATCGCGGGAGACGAAGCGGTCGCGTGAGGTGAGCGACGGGTCCTTGCCCGACCGTCTGGCGCGCGCGATCACGATGGCGGGGCCGATCCCGCTGTCGCAATATATCGCCGCCGCCAACGCCGAATATTATGGCAGCCGCGACCCGCTGGGATCGGCGGGCGACTTCACGACCGCGCCGGAGATCA
It contains:
- the lgt gene encoding prolipoprotein diacylglyceryl transferase; this translates as MILHALTAIDFNDLHLSKVLLHIHLFGRDLFDIKWYSIAYIAGIVVGWMYLMRLLKAPGAPMASRHAEDLVFYATLGIILGGRIGYVLFYDPSLFLSVKFFMLWEGGMSFHGGVIGTTLGIILFARRHKLDWLRIHDYVACCAPFGLLFGRLANFVNGELWGKPADPNLPWAVIFHGTPKDVARHPSQLYEAGLEGVVLFAILWFAFWKTKARYQPGKLVGLFILFYGLFRYIVEFFREPDSQYADSPILGVAGLHMGQLLCIPMVLGGLYLIWTAKTRRDRVTPIAGDEAVA